CAAAAGTATCCAGCTATTGCTTTGGGGCTTGTACAGGCGATCATGTATACAATAGGGATCTGGATCTTTCAtatttctgaattttaaaaagggcTCCTTAATTTGTTAAAACtatttatttttgtatatttagTGTCTGTAACTCTTCATACTGCTgtcagaagccatgctggatcagacgggttccatctagtccagcatcttgttttacATAGTGAACAAGAGTTGCCCTGTAGGACCAACATAGAGGTCAACTAGTGGTGTTTACTGCCTCAGAATGTGTGGTTTCCTGTCAGTTACCATGGGTAGTAGCTATTGATGGGCcctatcctccataaatctgtttAATTATCTTTTAAAGTCTTATGTGCTTATGACCATTACCACAGTGTGGGCACCTCCCTTGCAGGGATCACCTGGCCTTCTGCTGACATACTGCCCGTCATTTAGCCTCGGATGTGGGAAGTATCACCCACTACTTCACCCAGAGATTGCTCTCATCCTTCCAGGGGGTAGCTTTTAGCAGCAGAGCCTGGCTTCTCTTCCCTTGCCAGGGTCTGGAGCCCTCTCTTTATACCCTTCTCCCTTTAGGTAATGCATAACTCCACCCTCAGGAATTCCTGCAACACCTGGGCTAGGAGCTACAGGACAGCCCACCCACAGCAGGAACTCCATCTTATCCCTTagaccctgcctttcctttcctgcCCATTCTTCCTATCTTGCCCTCAGAGGCAAACATGCTGTGGTGGAGGAAAGGGCACTGTGTTGTTGCTGAGGCCAGTGCTGCCCATCCCTCCTCTGGGCCAGCCATTGATATTATCAGGAAGCATCCTGCTGGATACACATccagtggcagtgaattctacaatttcCTCATTGAGTTAAAGTATTTCCTTCTATCCATCCTGAATTTATTCTCCACCAATTTCATTGGTTGCTTccaagttctaatattatgggacAGTGGGGAAAAGTTCTGTCATTTTTTTCTACTCcatatataatattttattaaacttctatcatgtccgccttagctatttttttaaaatagaaaagctCCAgattctttagcctttcctcataggtaaGGTGCACCAACCCTTTAATGATCTTGATTGTCCTCTTCTGCATTCTTTCCAGCTCTGCAGTATATTTTTAGATGGGTGACTTGAACTGTATACAGTATTGTATATGAGCACATTATAgctttatacaggggcattacaaTACTGGTTATTtgattttcaatccctttccaaagaatccccagcatggagtttgcctttttcacaccTGCTGCATACTGAGTTCATATTTTCATCAAACTATCCACTACAGTGCCAAGATCTCTCTCCCTTTCattctcagccagttcagacctCATCTCCATATATTAAGTTAAATATTATTGTCACAGTATGCATTATCTTGTGCTGATCTACATTAACTCCACCTACCCCATTGCTTTCCTACTCACCCATTTTTGTAAGGTCATTCTGTAGCTCTTCACAATACACATGGATTTTCACCATTCTGAATGATTTATTATCATCTGCTAACTGGCTTTGTGctaattccagatcatttattaACAAATTTAATAGTATTGGTCCTGAGCCTTGTAGGATCCCACTGCTCACTTCCTTTTATTGTGTGAACTGTCAAGTTTATTGCTTAGCCTTTGCTCCATCTGCTATTTAATCTCACCAGATGGAATTGATGATATGAAGAAATATACAAATTATAGCATGCTGAAGCCGAGAATAGTGGAGAGcatcattttctaaaaaaaattaagagtagATGTCTGGCATACTGTTCCTGTTTTATTTAGTGATGAAAGTTTTCTGGAAAACTAGGATTGGAAAGGTTTCTTATGCCCTGGATAAGAGTATGATCTGATTGTGTATTAATTTTGAAATATAGTTAGTAAGCAAGTTTAAAAGCACCCTGTATTTTAGGCTCCAGTAGCAACAAACATTTGAATTGTAATATTTTGGGGAATATTCAAACAAATTAAAAGCGTTATGTGGAGACTGTTTTCATTAGAACAATTCTTGTAAAAATGTAAGTAAATAGACCATGTATCGGCCATACATGGTTAAAAATTCAAAGGCACTGAGAACAGTTAACACTAATTTTAGCATATCTAAAGTACTGTGCATTTTATGCCATCAATGTTATATactcattaatttcaatggaataACTCTTCCATCAACGTTACTTGGGACCACAGTTCCATAGCATTACTTGTTTCATATCAGATTGGCGATTACGGTATCCCTTCGGTGTGAGAGGAGAGCTCTGAATATACATATTAGCTTTTAGGGGTTTTTTGACCCGTACAGGTGAATCCATAAGTTTATGTATGTACTTTTGGTGCTGACTACCCTCCTGTCCCTGGTTTACAAATGTATAAAACATATATATGTACACTTACGCAGTTCCTAGGGACAGTCACTTGACAGCTATTAATTACAACTTAAATGAGCAAGCTTGCTTAATATTGTATTGGCAATGCCATCTATTCATTGTTCCtaattttatgaaacaatgaATCTTCAGAAATGGAAAATTTTCCATAGAAAAATAAAGCATTGGCAAATTTTGGAGTTTTATTCATTTACAGGGAACAGTATTGATCAAGAATGCAGAAGAACTAATGAATTTCAGCAAAGGAGAAGAGAACTTAATGGAGTTGCAAGTCAAGGCCATTGCTGATGCTGGAGCAAATGTTGTCGTATCTGGTGGAAAAGTAGCAGATATGGCCCTTCATTATGCTAACAAATACAATCTCATGGTAGTCAGGTAAGGCTTATAAAAATGAACTGCCTTTAAAAAGTTActtttgcaagttggatataagAAATCGATGAATTGCACTTGATCCATTTAGAGATAGGAGTGTGCACTCTGAAAATATTCggaaaaacattcggaaataccAGAACATTCGGAAATACTCAaaacctgaagtggcaagccgctacGGATtagggtatttgaatcactttggaatgctctgtaaagattcgaaGCATTCCAAAGTAATTTAGGGGGCTTGGTTTTCTCCCAGCAtccccaccccaaatcccacactaaccccccctcctccaacccacttacctggccccttaaagatccctttaaactatcagctggcaggctgcctgcccccctgccagctgatagtttaaagggcggGCGCTGCAGGGCTGCTCCCTCTGACGCCCGGCAGAAGAATCCTGGTGGTGACTCTCCCGGTGCTGAGAGGGAGGGGAGATttacccccctcccaccaggagagcgAGCGGGCCGGGATGCTTCTCCCCGGTGTTGAGATGGGGAAaatctccctgtctctttgacatcaggGAGAAAAAGCCTGGCGGCACAGACATTCCCAGTGTGAAAGGGAGGGGagatttcccccttctctcccacCGGGAGAGTGAGTGCGCTGAGCTGTTTCTCCCCAGTGTCAAAGAGCCCCATCAGTGACGGATGAACGGAGCGCCCggtggggaggtgcaggcttatgcctgcttcCTCGCCGCCCCTTTCACCCTCTGCTGATGGGACTGTGGAGTTCCCTGGCCCTGTCAGTGGCAGGTGAACGGAGCGTTGGGCGGGGACTTATAGGCATAAGCCTGCTTCTTCGCCACCCCTTTCACCCGCTGCTGACAGGACCGGGGAAATCTCTGGCCCCATCAGCGGCGGGTGAACGGAGCACCtggtggggaggtgcaggcttatgcctgcttcCCCGCTGCCCCTTTCACCTTCCTCTGATGGGGCCCCAACAGTGGCAGGTGAACGGAGCGGCCGGCGGGGaagtgcaggcttaagcctacttCCCTGCCGTTCTCTTCCCTTGATGCAAGAGGAGCTGGGAGAATCCCCGTCCCTCTCACATTGGAAGGGGCTGCCAGCCTGCTGCACCtggtgcaagaggggtggggagattccCTCGCCCCTTTCGCACcgggcagcagcatggaaagaggcattttaaGCCCCGCAGCCCAgcactcagccacttgttggGGAAGCCCctgacgagcagctgattcaggggcagggaaatgggcatttaaacttgatccaaagcttcccgaagctaaacaaatagcttcgggaatctttgattcgggatttccgaaatgGATCTATTATGCTGGGGCTgtttcggaaatcctgaatctttgcgaATTGGGTTCGATTTAGGTATTTTTTCCGAATCGGAAGCCCAGATCGCACATCCCTATTTAGAGACCTGTTTGCTTCAAATATAGGGATGGGGAGGAAGTAGACCAGAGTACACTATCATCTAACATTTGCTGTCTCTGGAATTTTTTCCAAGGAATGTTGGGTTGCTTAGGTTTGAGTCAGACTCAGCAAAGTACTTGTTTTATTAAACAACATCAGTTGACATAGATCAGTTCATATCTTTGCTGCGACAGATctaattatttacatttattttttaattatatgAGTGGACTTTGGGAATTGCTGACTTTACATGACCAAAGTCAGCCTACTCTTATCCTAGTTACTGGAGATTACTGTACTGCAGCAACCCTTTCTAGAACGTGTTATTTCTATAGAAGATGGCCCATCCATGCATTGACTTGGCAAGTGGGAAGGGAGAATAGGCACAAGCCTGCTGTACAATCAAAGAGTTGTCTGTGTAGTGTGAACACTTCCAAGCACTGCTAataatggggaggggggtatGCATGAGGGCACTTCTTGCAAGTTTTCACACTACAGATGCTTATTTAAACAAAGAAAGAGTCACTTTAAGTGCTACTCCTTTGCTGACAGTGAAGCACTCAGGCCGGGTTTTGCAATGCTTGTAAATAATTTGCAGTGGGCTGGTAGTAAACTCTTCTAATAACTTTGATTTCAGTTGTAGTAGTATTTTTCAAACAACAGAGGGGCCTTTCCTGAAAAGTCTCTCTATTTTTTTAAGGCTGAATTCTAAATGGGATCTCAGGAGACTATGTAAAACAGTTGGTGCTACAGCCCTCCCGAGACTGGTAtgtaaacagcaagaactaaATCACTGGATATGTCTTTCTTGGCATAAATATAAGCTTTACCATTTTCCTTTACAGACACCACCTAATCAAGAAGAAATGGGTCACTGTGATAATGTCTATTTGTCAGAAGTTGGAGAAACACAAGTAGTTGTGTTTAAACATGGTATGTTGCTTTGCTGTTTTAATTGATAAGGTGTAAGTAGTCTTTATGAGGGTTGAACTTACCTGATACATTAGGAGGAGGATGAGCCCCAGTGCTCTTGCCAGTAGCTCAGACtcaccataataataataatattccatttatatactgcccgtcaggacaacttaatgccacactcagagcggtttacaaagttattatcctcatgacagtcactctgtgaggtgtgcggagctgagagagctctgaaaaagctatgactgacccaaggtcacccaggtggtttcaagtggaggagtgggactcaaacccagttctccagattagagtcctgctgctcttaaccactattccaAACTCAGCTATCGGCTGCACAGGTTTAGGAGGCAGGTATAAGCCAAGTCCATCATTTTATGCCATCATTCTTGGTGTCACTGCTGCACCTCAGGGGCTCAGATTAGTTGTTTAGACAGAGAATTTGCCCTTTGTGCTGAGCAAATTAGTGTGGCATGCTGCAGTTTAGGTCACCTAACCATGTACTACATAGTATATTTTGAATATGGCAAATGCTCTCATTCTGCATTTAGTCAGGTTTCATAAGTCAAATCTCTCAACAGAAAAGGAAGATGGTGCCATTTCTACTATATTAGTTCGTGGTTCTACAGACAATCTCATGGATGATGTAGAAAGAGCTGTTGATGATGGTGTCAATACATTCAAAGTACTCACACGGGTGAGTAGGGAGTGAAATTTTGTTAAAATGCAAGTATTTGTAGTTGCTGAAACGCTAATAAGAGTGTACTGTTGTATCAATATAGGGAACCTCTTTGGTAAACTCTAGAAACTAAACTTCTAAGCTTTTATACTTGATAAGAAAAGTGCCTGCCTTCCAGGTAGTTTTATGGTTACTTTCACTGTTTTGCAGGATAAGCGCCTTGTTCCAGGAGGTGGTGCAACTGAGATTGAGTTGGCTAAGCAGATCACTTCATATGGAGAGGTAAGTTGCAGACTTACTTATGAAATGTAGTTTTCTATTCTGCTGCtgcttgaaataaaaaaaaatctttttgcttTTAGACATGTCCAGGTCTTGATCAGTATGCTATCAAGAAATTTGCTGAGGCATTTGAAATAATACCCCGAGCCCTGGCAGAAAATTCTGGCATTAAGGCAAATGAACTCATTTCCAAACTTTATGCAGTACATCAAGAAGGCAACAAAAATGTTGGGTTTGATATAGAGGTAAGAAGTTAATTGCCTCCAGTAACTTGCAGAACATGTTCTGTGGACAGGCTGTGAAAGGTCCTTCTCAGAGAGGACCATTGGAACAGTTGTTAAAACTTTAGTGATTTACCTGATCTTGAATTTTTAATGATGTACAATGGatatttttttactttaaaatagTATTTATTTCATGTGTGTCTAATTGAGTAATGCAGTTTTTAATCAATCAACTGCCTTGAACATTGTCCCTCACAGAAAATCCCAGTAAGAAACTTAATTCTGATTACTGGATACATACATTCAAATGCAGGTTTACTGGAATAAGTTTTATTTGGGGGGATTAATTGGGTGGTCACCAGTGTTAGTTTTCAGCTGGGATTTTTACATGTAAGAAAGGATGTGTGAGGTGTATGAAGCAAGCCACAACCTAGGTGCCTGCATACCTGGCTTAATATTAGCTTGTTGGAATGTCTGAATGCTCTTATTACTGACACAAATTTAATATATACCATGTTCCTATAAAAGATCTGTCTGTTTAATTATGTTTCAAATGTGTTAGTTTAATAAACTTGTGTGGAAATGTAATGTTCAGAAGCTTGAGGGAAGCTCAACTTGATGTCCTCTGATGCCTTAATGTAGTTACCGTGTGTGAACTACATAAGTCTTGATTCATGGGATTGGAGGTAGGTAGAGATGTCTGAAGTAAACATCTAGATTAGGTGAATGAAAGGTAAGGGACTTGAGGTGTAGAGgtggtgtgtgctttgggttcctgtttttttaaaaaaacccgaatcaaagcttcgCGAAGCAATTCAGATTGTTTTGGGGCCTTAAAGGGTGCCCGGCCTTccgccctcccaccaccaccccacttacctggggcagTCTTCTGGTGGCGGTGCTGACCATAGCATTTGCTGCCGCCCTGCCAGCCACTGCTTCGGCCTCTGCGTGGGCGGCACTTGCTGCCTCCCACCACTTCAGCCTTTGCAACGGCGCAGGCTGCAGCCTTCCTCGCTGCCCTGCGAGCCGTGGCAGCAGCAGGCCTGCTCCGGCCTTCAAGGTAAGTGAGGTTGGGGAAGAGGGGCTCGGGGGGAAGTGAGAATCtctcttcagtatgctccgaatcatttcgaagcataccaaagtgattttCGAAACCCAAgccgcttcgggttttgggttattccagATCGTTTTCCCGCTTAGGGTAAATCTGAAGCGGGAAAACTGAATCTTTTCcctgctgcacacccctatttgggAAGGGTTTTCAAATGGAAAGCTTTTGAAATAATGAGAGCCTGAACAAAGAAAGTTAGGTGACTTGTCAAGAATAGCTTGCTTTGGTTACAGGTTGAGGGCTTTGGAGGTCCTTTCTATTAGGCTAGATCAAGATCAGACAGCAGTGTTTATGTACTTTCGTAGTGTGGGGTTGAGACAGTTCAGAATAGTAGCTATGGGGCTGACTGTACCATATAAAGTACTTTCTCTGGGCTTGCTGTTGGTGCCACAGCTTCATCCGTTTATGGTCAAACAAGCTGGCATTTACACCCCATGATTTAAATTCAGTCCTGTAAATAATCGGCTGCTTCTACATTTTTTCCTAGCCAAGCAAATCTTTTGTCTTGTACATACCCTTTATCTGGTGCTCACCTCATTGTTTTGGTGAACAGCTCTGTAGACAGATACAGGCAAGGCTTCCATAAGAGAGAGAGTGTGGTGTGGCGGTTAAAGTGGACTAGTATTTGGAAGTCCCATGTTCATATCCCTGCTGTGCCATTGTGTTTGCTAGGTGACCGTGAGAAAGGCACTCACTGTGCTGAATCTACGTCACAGATGTGCGAATAAAATAGAGTGGAGAACAATGTATGCAGCTTTGAGTTCCTTGCAAGAAAGGCTGGATAAAAATGTTGTAAAGGTGGTGGTAGGACTGACCGAAGGGAGGTAGAGACAAGAACCACAAAATGTAGGCAGAACAGTCAGGAATCAAGATGGGAAGATGGGAGTTATGACAGTTTGGAGCAATATTTTCTGGGATTTTTTTGACAGGCTGAAACTGCAGCTGTGAAAGATATGTTGGAAGCTGGTGTATTGGACACATACCTTGGCAAACATTGGGGTATTAAGCTGGCGACACATGCTGCAGTAACTGTCTTAAGAGTTGATCAGGTGAGTTTTGTTTCAGGTTTTGTAATCAAGTTAATATGGTATTGATTTATTGCAGGAATGTACACTTCCTAGAGTTCAGCTATTTTGGGGTGTTCTGCTGTTTATGGTTAACAATGTCATTATAGCATGCAGTTTTCTACTAGGGACTGCAAGTCAGTATCTacaaaggataatgagatgtatTTAAACTACTACTGcaaactttcctgcctctcctttCCAGCTGCAGTCTCCctgcatgggggtggggtggggggacattaGTGGGAGATTGGCAAAAATCTGCTGATGGAAGTGAAAATGAGGTTTGGATCTATCACACTGCGCACACAAATATGTGTTCATACTGGTATACAATGACTTAATGaaactttggaaatgtttgtgAAATTTCTGTAGATTATTATGGCAAAAGCAGCAGGTGGTCCAAAAGCCCCTAAATCACCAGGACACTGGGACAAGGATGACTGGAAAGATGACCTTGAACAGTAGTATGGTATAAGATTGAAGTTCCACATTAATGACAGTCATTTGCATGAGTACCTTACATATGGCCTCGTGTATATTCTGCCCAAATTCTAAATGAGTATTGGATGTAAACTGTCACCTTCTAATGCTCTGCTTAAGATACTTAAGGACACAGCACCTTGTGGTGCTGTTAGACATTCCTAAAACGGGATTTTAAGAGTTAATCTGGAAATGTACGTGCATGATTCGTTTTACAGTGTGGGTTTTTTCACTAGAGTGGACTAACACAAGGGCGGTGTTGTATCTgaccagcatcttgttttccataGTAGTGTTGAACCAAATTCTTCCTTTGCTGTAAGGTAGCTGATGTTTAtagatatacatggaaatttaAGTTGGCCATCAAGACAAAATAACTTGAGTTTATTTTACATGAATTTTGTAATCTTTCTAAAAGATAACTACGGCTGTGGCTATCACCATGTTTTGGCATTGTCTTTAAGTTAATTATCCACTGTGAAGTATATTTTGTCTGTCCTTAATTCTCACCCATTAACTTAATTGAGCTATGTATCATGACCCTAAAGAGCTTTCCTGGTCAAGTCACCCACCCATTTGGACCCCACCAGTTATATATAACAATTTACAGGTTAAAAATTTAGCTTCTTGAAATGTTGTATTTGCCTTGTTGCCCACTAAcctaattttaaaacaatttgttgatgccagtcacagctgctggcgcaacggcaggaaatacaatgccaagaccatggtgatacagcctggaaaatccacaacaactatctttctccggctgtgaaagccttcgacaatataatttgTTGAAGCTCTCCACAATCTCATGAATAGTTTAATGCCATTCATAAACTTGGCCACTTCTCACTACTGATGCAAGATCATTGATGAACAAATTATGCAGATTGATGGGAGATCCCATTCTGACCAGTAAAACCTGCCTTTTGGTGGTCAAGGATCATAAACACCATACATGTGACACCCCAAATGGAGATGAGATTGAGTCATAGGGACAACCTCTGCTGCTATTGTATATGAAATTAGTGTCTAAATACTATTGGCTTTACTAGTCTTTTTTCCTAATTAAAATTGCATGCTAACTCACAGCATTTTGAGGAAGTATCAATAACATGATGGCTACATAATGTTTGTATTTTGCTTGGTTCTAAAGGCACAGTTACTGGTAAGGTTTTATTATAAGACACTGCAAATACTTGAAACCTAAACCTTCTTTTGTTAAAACTAACGTCTAGAGATTTCTTTCCAATTGTGTAAATTAAGCATTAATTACTGAACTACTGCTAGGGCACTTTGCATGTGGATGAGGTTCACTTTgaatagtaataaataaaatgcaattcTGTCATGCCTCTTTCATTCAAAGAAATCCTTTGCTGCATAAAAGAAGGGTAGAAAAGTCTTAACAGCTTCTTTCACTTCTAGATCATCATGGCAAAGCCAGCTGGTGGGCCCAAGCCTCCATCAGGGAAGAAAGATTTGGATGATGACCAAAGTGACTGACCACATAATGTTCCTGAGCAGACTGTGTTTTAGAGTTGTTCACTTAAATTATGAGACTAATCTATTAGAAGCGTGTCTTATACCACTACTTCAATAAAGTGTTTCCACCTGTTCTGAGGTATCTTACCACTTAAGATTATAAACTGTTGCATATATCTGAAATGAGCAAGTTATTTCAAATGAGTTTTATATATAATGGGATGGATCCCCTGAACAAAGTTGAGTAACTGAAATATTTTTACcctacctttccttttggctcaagtttaaAGTTACTGCTGGCAGATGATTGGATCTGCCTCAATAACAGTAATTATAAACTAAATTTAGTCTTTGCTCTAACAACTTTGAGTGGAGTTCTCTCTCATATCCACAGTAAAACATCTAAAGTAGGGATGTGCATCCCGAAAATAGCCCAAACCTTCAGGTATTTGAATTGTTTTGGAacgctccgtaaagattcggagcattccaaagtgattcgagggaggggggaggctttttcccagcaccccccatccccacttagccccctgtcccctccaccccacttacctggctaggtGGGGGGCTGGGGACGTTtaaagtggcagggccctttaaactttggCTGTCAGGCGGGGGAATTcctcccgcctgccagctgaagtttaaagggacctgccgcttgcaagaggcagggaaagggccctttaaacttggcTCCAAAACTTCCCGAAGCAACCTGAATGCTTTGGGGAAGCTTtaattcgggatttccaaatctttacagatcaggtctgattcagttattttacccgaattggaaaTCCGAAGCATGCACCCCTAGTCTAAAGTTTTCCCTAGGATATCTTTTGATGCTAAGTCTGAACAGTTTAAAGCATAGATTTTCCCTTTGAGTTAGAGGAAAATGCCTGCTCTTCTTTCCCATTTAAACTCCATATTCTTTTTCACTTATGAAACAACTAATTGCAAGATACATAAATATAATGCAGAGGCAGCTCTATACTGCTGCTGAATAGCCAAGGTGGTATACAGAACTAACAGCTATTTCTAGAATGCTAATAATGCAAGGCTACATTCAAGATGTATTGTGGTTTTCAACAAACAGAAGTCTGTTGCACTTAACACTATACAGTACATCTGCCACAGTGCAGGTGGCAGAAATTGTACATGTTTAGCAACTCTGTGCTATAATGCcagcaataaaaatttaatacatGAAGCTACATTTCTGCTGAGCCCATTGATGTATTAAGCTCAGTGTCTACTGCTTCTTCAAGGTTTTgggcctttcacatcatctactatttGATCCCATTAAATGGAGATGCTCTACCAAAAATCCCCTCACCAATTACTTTTAGTGCACATTATTACCCTCTAGATATCTTGTATGTTAGAGAAGTGCCTTGTGTTGTTACTGACACCCCAAAAAACCGTGATATTGCTG
The DNA window shown above is from Eublepharis macularius isolate TG4126 chromosome 3, MPM_Emac_v1.0, whole genome shotgun sequence and carries:
- the CCT8 gene encoding T-complex protein 1 subunit theta isoform X2, with amino-acid sequence MALHVPKAPGFAQMLKEGAKHYSGLEEAVFRNIQACKELAQTTRTAYGPNGMNKMVINHLEKLFVTNDAATILRELEVQHPAAKMIVMASHMQEQEVGDGTNFVLVFAGGLLEHAEELLRMGLSVSEVIEGYEKACKKALEILPDLVCCSAKNLRDTEEVASLLHTSVMSKQCGSEMFLSKLIAQACVSVFPESGHFNVDNIRVCKILGSGVCASTVLHGMVFKKETEGDVTSVKDAKIAVYSCPFDGMITETKGTVLIKNAEELMNFSKGEENLMELQVKAIADAGANVVVSGGKVADMALHYANKYNLMVVRLNSKWDLRRLCKTVGATALPRLTPPNQEEMGHCDNVYLSEVGETQVVVFKHEKEDGAISTILVRGSTDNLMDDVERAVDDGVNTFKVLTRDKRLVPGGGATEIELAKQITSYGETCPGLDQYAIKKFAEAFEIIPRALAENSGIKANELISKLYAVHQEGNKNVGFDIEAETAAVKDMLEAGVLDTYLGKHWGIKLATHAAVTVLRVDQIIMAKPAGGPKPPSGKKDLDDDQSD
- the CCT8 gene encoding T-complex protein 1 subunit theta isoform X1 — protein: MALHVPKAPGFAQMLKEGAKHYSGLEEAVFRNIQACKELAQTTRTAYGPNGMNKMVINHLEKLFVTNDAATILRELEVQHPAAKMIVMASHMQEQEVGDGTNFVLVFAGGLLEHAEELLRMGLSVSEVIEGYEKACKKALEILPDLVCCSAKNLRDTEEVASLLHTSVMSKQCGSEMFLSKLIAQACVSVFPESGHFNVDNIRVCKILGSGVCASTVLHGMVFKKETEGDVTSVKDAKIAVYSCPFDGMITETKGTVLIKNAEELMNFSKGEENLMELQVKAIADAGANVVVSGGKVADMALHYANKYNLMVVRLNSKWDLRRLCKTVGATALPRLTPPNQEEMGHCDNVYLSEVGETQVVVFKHEKEDGAISTILVRGSTDNLMDDVERAVDDGVNTFKVLTRDKRLVPGGGATEIELAKQITSYGETCPGLDQYAIKKFAEAFEIIPRALAENSGIKANELISKLYAVHQEGNKNVGFDIEAETAAVKDMLEAGVLDTYLGKHWGIKLATHAAVTVLRVDQIIMAKAAGGPKAPKSPGHWDKDDWKDDLEQ